A genomic region of Methanobrevibacter boviskoreani JH1 contains the following coding sequences:
- the dusB gene encoding tRNA dihydrouridine synthase DusB, with protein MKWKISNLELDNQVVLAPMSGECDFAFRSIVKSMGCGLIGTEMISTIAIKYANHRTHEMLYMTDYERPISVQLFGPDPESFRIASEYVCENVNPEIIDINMGCPVKKVAITSNSGSSLLRDPERAYDIVKTVVETVDIPVTVKIRSGWDENNINAVEIAKIVEDAGASAVTVHPRTRAQGYAGKADWSIIKDVKDELSIPVIGNGDIKSCYDAKRMIDETDCDAIMIGRGALGNPWLIRECVDYLDSGMEPKDVSVKEKINVIKEHVNLFLENKDENLAIRKIRNPVSHYIKRFPKSRETLLKLFKVNTKEELFNLLDDYYIYYSSFAD; from the coding sequence ATGAAGTGGAAAATCTCTAATCTTGAATTGGATAATCAGGTTGTACTAGCTCCCATGTCTGGCGAATGTGATTTTGCATTTAGATCTATTGTTAAATCAATGGGCTGTGGACTTATAGGAACTGAAATGATTTCCACAATTGCAATTAAATATGCAAATCATAGGACCCATGAAATGTTATATATGACTGACTATGAAAGGCCTATCTCTGTACAACTCTTTGGACCAGATCCAGAATCATTTAGGATAGCATCAGAATATGTATGTGAAAATGTAAATCCCGAAATCATTGATATTAATATGGGATGTCCTGTTAAAAAGGTTGCAATTACCTCTAATTCAGGAAGTTCATTACTTAGAGATCCTGAAAGGGCATATGACATAGTTAAAACAGTTGTGGAAACGGTTGATATTCCGGTTACTGTAAAGATAAGAAGTGGTTGGGATGAAAATAATATTAATGCAGTTGAAATAGCTAAAATTGTTGAGGATGCAGGTGCATCTGCAGTTACTGTCCATCCACGTACAAGGGCTCAAGGATATGCCGGCAAAGCAGACTGGTCTATAATTAAAGATGTAAAAGATGAATTGTCCATACCTGTTATTGGTAATGGTGATATTAAGTCATGCTATGATGCTAAGAGAATGATTGATGAAACAGATTGCGATGCTATAATGATTGGTAGGGGAGCACTTGGAAACCCCTGGTTAATTAGGGAATGTGTTGATTACTTGGATAGTGGAATGGAACCTAAGGACGTAAGTGTTAAAGAGAAAATCAATGTTATAAAAGAACATGTTAATCTTTTCCTTGAAAATAAGGATGAGAATTTGGCTATCAGAAAGATTAGAAATCCTGTGTCACATTATATCAAACGTTTTCCTAAAAGCCGTGAAACATTATTAAAATTATTTAAGGTTAATACTAAGGAAGAGCTATTCAATTTATTGGATGATTATTATATATACTATAGTTCCTTCGCTGATTAA